A genomic window from Salvia miltiorrhiza cultivar Shanhuang (shh) chromosome 5, IMPLAD_Smil_shh, whole genome shotgun sequence includes:
- the LOC131026571 gene encoding polyphenol oxidase I, chloroplastic-like, with amino-acid sequence MASLQSSFMVVATTSNPNLRTSSQLASRPRRRFEVSCSSDGGRVDRRNMLFGLGGLYGASGLIRKAEALPISPPDLSKCDPKGAYTVKNEEKKDLPDNCCPPYSDTKKGYYELPTFTEMRRRPAAHNLTPDYIKKYENAIQEMRKLDVTDPDDPRGFLQQANIHCAYCNGPYDQVGHPGIDIQVHNSWLFFPFHRWYLYFYERIMGELIGDPNFALPYWNWDNPDGMQMPLMFDREESPLYDIERDQTHRPPAVVSLALSAASITDPVQLKCNNLTQMYKEMIGDVESAIDFMGDPYVDGESPPKFSDGGSAERGAHTGIHVWTGNPKNDFSEDMGNFYSAGRDPLFYAHHSNVDRMWTIWKTLPCAFTKDINDQVVPNPDDFNNASFLFYDEKKNLVRVKVADCLEHTKMGYEYEDSPTPWKTYRPTQRQKPVNAKVLAKTAETGGKVFPLTLAKTRKVVAPKPTKGKADEVLVLENITSDSSKLVSFNVFVNDADDTPQKLDRAEYAGCFTQIPHTVRAKERPSNLRLNLRELYENINIGDDDFIVVTIVPQVNGGEVTIGGIKIIPRVPA; translated from the exons TTTGAGGTGTCGTGCAGCAGTGACGGCGGCCGTGTAGACCGCAGAAACATGCTGTTTGGACTGGGCGGTCTGTACGGCGCAAGCGGCCTCATCCGCAAAGCTGAGGCGCTTCCGATTTCACCTCCTGACCTGAGCAAGTGCGACCCCAAAGGTGCCTATACTGTTAAAAATGAGGAGAAAAAAGACCTCCCCGACAACTGCTGCCCGCCCTACTCGGACACCAAGAAAGGGTACTACGAGCTTCCGACGTTCACAGAGATGCGCAGGAGGCCAGCGGCGCACAATCTAACACCGGATTACATAAAAAAGTACGAGAATGCCATCCAGGAGATGAGGAAGCTGGACGTGACGGACCCCGACGATCCCCGTGGCTTCCTTCAGCAGGCCAACATCCACTGCGCTTACTGCAACGGCCCCTACGACCAGGTGGGCCACCCCGGCATCGATATCCAGGTTCACAACTCATGGCTCTTCTTCCCTTTCCACAG GTGGTACCTGTATTTCTACGAGAGGATCATGGGGGAACTCATCGGAGATCCCAATTTCGCCTTGCCTTACTGGAACTGGGACAACCCTGACGGCATGCAGATGCCCTTGATGTTCGACAGGGAAGAATCACCTCTCTACGACATCGAACGCGACCAAACGCATCGCCCCCCTGCCGTCGTTAGTCTTGCCTTATCCGCGGCCTCAATCACCGACCCTGTACAGCTTAAGTGCAATAATCTCACTCAGATGTACAAGGAAATGATTGGTGACGTGGAATCCGCCATCGACTTCATGGGCGATCCTTACGTGGATGGTGAAAGTCCCCCAAAATTCTCCGACGGAGGATCGGCAGAGCGCGGCGCACACACCGGCATCCACGTCTGGACCGGAAACCCCAAAAACGACTTCAGCGAAGATATGGGGAACTTCTACTCCGCCGGAAGAGACCCTCTCTTCTACGCACATCACTCTAACGTCGACAGAATGTGGACCATATGGAAAACCCTCCCATGCGCTTTCACAAAGGATATCAACGACCAGGTCGTCCCCAACCCCGACGATTTCAACAACGCGTCGTTCCTGTTCTACGACGAGAAAAAGAACCTCGTGCGCGTCAAGGTCGCCGACTGCTTGGAACACACCAAAATGGGATACGAGTATGAAGATAGCCCTACTCCATGGAAGACCTACCGGCCAACTCAGCGGCAGAAGCCGGTCAATGCCAAAGTTCTCGCCAAGACGGCAGAGACCGGAGGCAAAGTGTTCCCTCTCACTCTCGCTAAGACTCGCAAAGTTGTGGCGCCCAAACCAACCAAAGGCAAAGCCGACGAAGTGCTCGTGCTGGAGAACATAACCAGCGATAGTTCCAAGCTGGTGAGTTTTAATGTGTTCGTGAATGATGCAGACGACACGCCACAGAAACTCGACAGGGCCGAGTATGCCGGGTGCTTCACGCAGATTCCGCACACCGTTAGGGCAAAGGAAAGACCCAGCAACCTTCGGTTGAACTTGAGGGAACTCTATGAGAACATTAATATTGGTGATGATGATTTCATTGTGGTCACCATCGTTCCCCAAGTTAATGGCGGCGAAGTTACCATCGGTGGTATTAAGATCATCCCGCGTGTTCCCGCTTGA
- the LOC131026572 gene encoding lectin-like, with the protein MASSFPQTLIPLVCSITFLLALATTPGDATSRTGHTSSFNQKPPPLNTEILEGDAHYVTDNNGVDFIRLTKTDESGKALQYSAGRAYYGKPLNFWGEGMQIDFEATMKFKINPNSGDNDPADGFCFFIEPLEAPMGASGGSFGVFDSSGKKDSTFAVEFDPYINTNDPNYRHVGIDIESTDSVVTMKLGDELIGNVVTAKIKYTAATTMINVKVTIGSKNYEMSCLKDLSTVLPQVVKYGFSAATGGQVAVHDLISWQFTTTPNTVKGSRGIRQVV; encoded by the exons ATGGCTTCTTCCTtcccccaaaccctaattcctcTTGTTTGTTCCATCACCTTCCTCCTCGCCCTGGCAACCACGCCGGGCGATGCGACCTCCCGCACTGGCCACACGTCCTCCTTCAACCAAAAGCCGCCGCCTTTGAACACCGAAATCCTGGAAGGCGACGCCCACTACGTCACTGACAACAACGGGGTTGACTTCATCCGCCTGACGAAAACCGACGAGTCGGGCAAGGCGCTCCAGTACAGTGCCGGGCGAGCCTACTACGGGAAACCGCTCAATTTCTGGGGAGAGGGGATGCAG ATCGACTTTGAAGCAACCATGAAATTCAAAATCAACCCCAACAGCGGTGACAATGACCCGGCCGACGGATTCTGCTTCTTCATCGAGCCCCTGGAGGCCCCTATGGGTGCCAGCGGCGGCAGCTTCGGAGTGTTCGACTCGTCCGGCAAGAAGGACTCAACTTTCGCCGTCGAATTCGACCCCTACATAAACACAAATGATCCGAACTACCGCCATGTTGGGATCGACATTGAATCTACTGATTCAGTAGTAACCATGAAGCTCGGCGACGAGCTTATCGGGAACGTGGTGACCGCCAAAATCAAGTACACGGCAGCTACGACAATGATAAACGTTAAGGTCACCATCGGCTCGAAGAATTATGAGATGAGCTGTTTGAAAGACTTGAGTACCGTTCTTCCGCAGGTGGTTAAATACGGATTTTCCGCCGCCACCGGCGGCCAAGTCGCCGTTCACGACCTCATATCCTGGCAATTCACCACTACCCCCAACACCGTGAAGGGCAGCCGCGGCATTCGTCAAGTTGTGTGA
- the LOC131026573 gene encoding agglutinin-2-like, with the protein MATSLPQTLISFEYDFYKKPWNFNSIGLEGDAHYLNDTNCIRLTKTDKSGKALQHSAGRAVYLAPIKFWGDGMQMDLETTMKFIINPNSGDTDPGDGLTFFIEPVGAPMGSNGGSFGVFNPSGKKPNTFAIEFDIYVNTNDPSYRHVGIDFESTDSVVTMELGDALLGQEVTARIGYKAATSVISINVTIGSKTYEMSYVKDLSTVLTQEVQFGFSAATGDRVAVHDLIYWSFTGGEPVNTV; encoded by the exons ATGGCTACTTCCTTACCCCAAACCCTAATCTCCTTCGAATACGACTTCTACAAAAAGCCGTGGAATTTCAACTCCATAGGCTTGGAAGGCGACGCCCACTACCTCAATGACACCAACTGCATCCGATTGACGAAAACCGACAAGTCGGGCAAGGCGCTCCAGCACAGTGCCGGGCGAGCCGTGTACTTGGCCCCAATCAAATTCTGGGGAGACGGGAtgcag ATGGACTTGGAAACAACCATGAAATTCATCATCAACCCCAACAGCGGTGACACTGACCCGGGCGACGGATTAACCTTCTTCATCGAGCCCGTGGGCGCCCCCATGGGTTCCAATGGCGGCAGCTTCGGAGTGTTCAACCCGTCCGGCAAGAAGCCCAACACTTTCGCCATCGAATTCGACATCTACGTAAACACAAATGATCCGAGCTACCGCCATGTTGGGATCGACTTTGAATCGACTGATTCGGTAGTAACCATGGAGCTCGGCGACGCGCTTCTCGGGCAGGAGGTGACCGCCCGCATCGGCTACAAGGCAGCTACGAGTGTGATAAGCATTAACGTCACCATCGGCTCAAAGACTTATGAGATGAGCTATGTGAAAGACTTGAGTACCGTTCTTACGCAGGAGGTTCAATTCGGATTCTCGGCCGCCACCGGCGACCGAGTCGCCGTTCACGACCTCATATACTGGTCTTTCACCGGCGGTGAACCCGTCAACACCGTATAA